The following proteins are co-located in the Schistocerca nitens isolate TAMUIC-IGC-003100 chromosome 2, iqSchNite1.1, whole genome shotgun sequence genome:
- the LOC126236642 gene encoding ras-related GTP-binding protein A, translating into MKKKVLLMGKSGSGKTSMRSIIFANYIARDTRRLGATIDVEHSHVRFLGNLVLNLWDCGGQEAFMENYFASQRDNIFRNVEVLIYVFDVESRELDKDMHYYQSCLEAILQNSPEAKIFCLLHKMDLVQEDQRDMIFREREEDLKKLSKPLECTCFRTSIWDETLYRAWSSIVYMLIPNVKELEQSLNLFANIIDADEVLLFERATFLVISHCQRRPHRDVHRFEKVSNIIKQFKLSCSKLAAQFQSMEVRNSNFAAFIDVFTSNTYVMVIMSDPAIPSEATLINIRNARKHFEKLERVSQAQSALSK; encoded by the exons GTTTTGCTTATGGGTAAAAGTGGGTCAGGAAAGACCTCAATGCGATCCATAATATTTGCAAATTACATTGCTCGAGATACTCGACGATTGGGTGCTACAA TTGATGTTGAGCATTCACATGTACGCTTCCTTGGAAATCTTGTTCTCAACTTGTGGGACTGTGGTGG GCAGGAAGCTTTTATGGAAAACTATTTTGCTAGCCAGCGTGACAACATATTCCGAAATGTTGAAGTCCTAATATATGTCTTTGATGTTGAAAGCAGAGAACTTGACAAAGATATGCATTATTACCAAAGCTGTCTTGAGGCCATTCTGCAGAATTCCCCTGAGGCAAAAATTTTTTGCCTGTTGCATAAAATGGACTTAGTTCAAGAGGATCAGAGAGATATG ATCTTCCGGGAACGAGAAGAGGATTTGAAAAAATTATCGAAGCCACTTGAATGCACCTGCTTTCGCACATCTATCTGGGATGAAACATTGTATAGG GCATGGTCTTCTATTGTGTACATGTTGATACCAAATGTGAAAGAACTTGAACAAAGTTTGAATCTGTTTGCAAATATAATAGATGCTGATGAAGTTCTTCTGTTTGAAAGAGCAACATTTTTGGTTATTTCTCATTGCCAGCGTAGGCCTCATAGGGATGTTCACAGATTTGAAAAAGTATCTAACATTATTAAGCAATTCAAACTTAGCTGTAG CAAGTTAGCAGCACAGTTCCAGAGCATGGAAGTAAGAAACAGCAATTTTGCAGCTTTTATTGATGTTTTTACATCTAATACCTATGTAATGGTTATTATGTCAGATCCAGCAATAC CTTCTgaggctacactgataaatattcGCAATGCAAGGAAACATTTTGAAAAGCTTGAGAGAGTAAGCCAAGCACAGAGTGCACTCTCTAAATAG